Genomic window (Onychomys torridus chromosome 5, mOncTor1.1, whole genome shotgun sequence):
CCAAGTGACCAGGGCATCTCTGCCACTCACAAAGGGCTCTCAAAACACGCCTGACAGTTCATGTTCACCTGGAGTAAGATGAGCTGGCTGGCCTGGCCAAAAAGACCAGCAATGTGCTGAGAGCTGAGGCTGAGCCATGTGGTACTGGCCTAACCCCACCCCCTGGATGCTGAGTTCAACCACTGGTGGTGATGATTCAACCATCCACGCCAATGTCACAGAACCCAGTTAAAAACCACGAGCACCAAAGCTCACTGGAGTGTGCCTCATTGTCAAATCAATGTGCCAGGGTAATGGCCCCAAGGAATGAATCTTCACATTTAGGATCCACTCAGTCCTCCTTCCACGCCCTTCTCCCTTTGGCTGATTCCGTTTGTTTTCGTAGTAAACCTATTCACTGAACTGTCCTGAGTCCCCAGTAGAGAACACGCCCGTGGGAACCTCAGATCTAAAGAGGAAACTCCCTGGTGCCGGGTGACGTGAGGACAGACCACAGTGCTGACCTAGCTGTCAGGTCTGCCCTAACTCCAGGCATCACATCAGCACAGGAGCAGAAGCCGAGGGCTCTCTCCTGTCTGGGATGTTTTTTCAATGCCCCTGCCTAACAATAAAGCTGTAAGATCCACGCCAAGACTCCAGCCCACTTCAGGCCCTGAATCTACAGAATAACAACTAAGAACTGCAGTGGGCAGTTCCAAGTTGTCCAACTACCACCTCCACGTGTGACCACCCACGCAAAGCCACCTCCCTTTAATTTCCCCTTTAAACCGAGAACTTCTCTTAAAACCGACCTAGCACCTGCCTGGCCCAGGTGAGTCCCCAAGGCCAAGCCTCACCTGATGCTGCCCAGTGGGCTGCGCttctcctgctcctgcctccgggCACGCAGCTGCTCCTCAGCCAGGgccatctcctcctccatggcAGAGGCTTCTTCTTTAGCCCGACGACGATTCTCCTAGAAAAAGGCAGAGGGGCTGGCTGTAGAGGCTGCACCTGAGCTGGGGCCTGTGTTTCTCTACGTCCCAGCACCAAGGGCACGTGGCCCTCTGCAGCTCAGGACTTTTGTAAAATATTCAAGATAGACACTGGATAATTCAGTCCTAGTCGGTCACCCCTCAGCACTCCACACAAGCCAGCAAGTACTGGCATTCTTCTCGaatgtgtgcgtgcacgtgtgtacacatatgtggcTGGATGAGGCCACGCACAAGCCAAAGGAAAGATGGTAGTTGTTGGTTGTTCGCCACATTATTCGCCACAGGGTCCCTCACCGAGTCTGAAGTTCACCAAGGCTTACccttcagctaggctggctgctgGGCCTccaggacccacctgtctctgaccccagtaATGCGGTTGCAGATACGCATGGCTATTCCCAGCTTTTttatgagtgctgggacttgaactccagtcctcaggcttacacagcaagcgCTCACACCCACTGAGCCTCCCCAAGAACTGCCAAGGCAACCCCAAGTCAAGGTTCCACTCTCTTCTCCAGGCAGTGCTGAAGACGGAATGCTAGTGGTTCACTACTAAACCACACCACAGCCCAGTACACACGTTCTTCCGGTCAAGTTCACAACCATGCCAGGAGGGACACGGAAATCACGGGGCTAGAAAGCAAGCCGTGTCTGTTCCAGTGTGGAGGTAATTGTGTGACAAAGTGGGGATGCAAAAGCAGAGCCATTTTGCATCCCTACCCAACAGATTAAAGTGTTGTTCATTAGTAGACGCCAAACCCTTGAGATGGAGTCATGGGTAGAGGAAATGAAGAGAGGCAAGCTGTCACAACCAGGACCACAACTGCATCTGAGCATCATCAAAATTGGGCCACAGATGCGTCATCACAGCTGAACCAGAACCTATCAGGCCTTTAGTTACCGAAGTATACATGATAGAGACACGCGTTAGCCATCACTAAAAGAAGTCATCAGCCAAATGCACACTGTGGAACATTCTATGGGACAGATGATAATTGCTTCAGTAAATTGGTGTCATAAAGAGAGAAAGCAGATCTTGTACCAGAACGAAGGTATTAATGCACATAACCACCCCTGCAATGTCCCATCCCAATTCAAGTCAATCAACCGTGGGATGTTATCTCTGAGGGAAATGGGAACTTCTGGATAGGAATGGAGACTTGGGTGACACTGGAGATCAACTGTGAGGAGTGATACTGTCACACAGCGATGTTGTTGAAATGAGTCCTAGTCATCCCAAGTACTTAAGGATaaaaaaacaatctctggaggcacaCTTTAAAATGTTCTGGGAGGAGAAGGGTGAGCAGGgggtaggttaaaaaaaaaaatgagcaaaataagACATGTCAATTACACAGAATGAGAGCTTTAGTTAATTACAGTGATTCTTTATAGTATTTTGTCTAGTTTTATGAGTATTTGAAGTTTTTGATTAagtttataaagtaaaaaaactCCCAGCTGACCAACCAACCAGAAGAATACAGAATAGCAGATAGGCAGGTTGGCTAGGTCGCAGCTTTTACACTTGGGGAAAGGGGTAAGGGATCAGACGATGACAAGCCTTTTACAGCAGGCAGAAGGTAAATCCTTCCCACAGGCAAACAGCACCTCCCGGGAAGCAAAGGGTCCTTACCTGCCGAGATTTGCCTGCCTGCTTCACACTGTAGAACATTGGGCCTAGCTCCGCCAGCCACTCTCCATCCACAGCGGTCACACACTGCATGTACTCCTGTGGGCAGAAAAGTAACAAGGTAGAGGTCACAGGGGAGTCATGTCCTCCTCAGCATGATTTCACGATGAGGAGCCACATGAGAAGGGTCCTACTGGAAGGCTGGAAAATGCAAGGGACACCAGAATGGTCATCCCTTCTCCATCCACAATTCCCTATGCTTGAGAAAACAGCCCTCAGCGTTAAACAGGAAAGCCTAGGCATGCAGAAAGCCCCTCCAATGGTACTAGCAGGAGCTGCTCTTGCCAGCAGCCAGCAGGGGTAAACCTCGGCATAGTTGAGGCCACTGTACTCTTACAAGTTAACCTGATAATATTCACACAAGCACCCCAGCTGAAAAGCAGCCTGAAAGGCCCCACAGAAAAAAACAGGTGTCTCAAGTCTCCAGAGCTCTATTCAAGACAGAAGAGGGTTGCAAAGGCCTAGCTCCAGTCAGTGGGCCCCAATACTGGAACTCCTCGGGCAAGACTCACCTTGGTGGTCATGACCAGCTCATGATACACAATGTAGTCAGGGGTGTAGCCCATTCCAAAGAGGGAGCTGGTGGGGTGTAAGTGGCAGGGCATCCCTGTGCGGATGTTCACATACTCCCCAATCccctagaagagaaaacaggTGGCCACATCGTCAACAGAGTCTTGACACAGCTACACCCTGCATGAGAAAGGACTTTGCCTGCACACAGGTGTCAAAAGGGGCCAGAGCTCTGTGGCTCCTCGGCTCACCTTGAGCTTGGCTGCCTGGTGGAAATAGGCAGCACAGATACACTTTCTGACAATGTCCCAGTCAGTACCACACGAGGCCAGGCTCATCCGCTGCTGCACCATGATATCTTTGAGCTGGGCCCGTACCTCCCGAACCTAGAACAGGACACAGACAAGACAGGATGGAGCCCTTGCCTCCACCATTCCACCCCTTCCTCCAGACTGTGCCCCTCTGGGCTGCCACCTCACCTTCCGCATGGCCTTGGCATGGATGAAATGGTCATTGCACCAGATGGTGGAGTAGCTACTGTTCTTCCACTGCAGGTAGACATGCAGGTAAGTCAGATGATCGCTCTCAGGGACAGCAAACTTTTCCCGGATTTGATcgctctcctcctctctgccctagGAGAAGAAACAGTGACCTTTAAATACAGGTACACGGAGGCCAGACCCACAGGGCATATCCCAGGGATCCTCACACTAGACCTGCCCACATGTCAATGGGCctaacaacacaaaataaaaataacttctaaCAAAATCAACTAAACCATTAGGTCTCAGGCAGAACCATACTAAGAGATCAAAGATGGTCTTGCAAATTTCCAAAACACTATGAGGACCACTAACGCAGCCTCCCACGTCCTCCACTTCTCCCTCTGAGAAGACAGCAAAGGCAGAATCCCCATGCCTGTAACACAGAGGATCCCCTGAGCCCTCTGAGGAGAGAGAAGCCGCCTTGCTACCTTAGGCCTATAGAAGATGGCAGGGACTGAAAGCATGGAGACGATGAGCAGGATCTCAGAGCTGCAGCCCATGTCACATGACACGATGAGCATCTTGGAGAGAGCCGGATCCAGTGGGAACTCCACCATCAGGCGCCCCGTGGAAGTGAGACCACCTAAGAGAAAGCAAAGCCGGAAATGCAGTGTACAGCGTATGAAAGAAAATAAGGTGCCAGTCCCTCGGGGCCCCAGCAGCTCTTGGCCATGCACCTGTGTTATCCAGGGCTCCGAGGATCCAGAGCTGATACATGGAGTTGAGCATGTTGTCCTCCGGGGGCGGGTCCATGAAGTGGAACTGCAGCAGGTCCTGCACCCCCAGGGACTTGAGCAGTAGCACTACGTTGGCAAGGTTGGTCCTCTGGATCTCAGGCACAGTGGTGGTCAGGAGCTCGTTCTTGTAAGCACTCTGTGTGTAGAGTCTGCCAGGGAGAAGCCAATGATTTGGCTGTACCTGCCCGATGCTGGCCTGCCAGCCTCTCCCATGGACTGTCTACACTCAGGAACCACACAGCAGAACGACGAATAAACTATTCAAGAGTCTCATCCAACAGCCAACAAATCCTACAAGCAGGGACCTGCGCCACCTACTTCTATCTGCTCAACCCTTGTCCTCTAACCTTGGCTCTTCTGCTGGCGCCTCCTATATGCCTCTGGGAGCCTAAGACCAGAATGATGGCAAGGTTTACTGTCTTAACATCTCTGTGTACTTGCTGGATTTCTAGTGAATGCATTATTCTTTTTCAGTCATAAAAACAGAGGAGAGAAAGTAATCCGGCAAGTGGAAAAGCATCACCATTTACTCAGACCCAGCCTCTGGAGGGGCCTGCTGTCCTTGCTGCTGCTCACTGCAGGTCCCTTCCTCAACTGTCTCAGAGCACAGAAATCCCTGGGAAGACTGCTTCCACTCATCAGCACCACCCAGTGGCAGCCCTCTGCAGCTCTCAGGAGGGCCAGCAGCAGAGAAGGCCCACTGGCCAGGGTTCtggcctgtagtcccagcactgccCTGAGAAGCAGGCTAGCACAGGGCTCCTACCTGAAACACTGACCTGGGCCCGTCCTGCCAGCTCTCCCAGACCTCTGGTTGGCATTGGCCTGGCTAATGGGGTAAATCTGCAGAGCATCCATGCCAATCCTGGGGTTGAAGACCTAGTAGGGTACACAAAAGAACTGATTAAGGACAgagtgagaggaaagaaaagtagtCTTGAGACAGAGACAAACCCAGCTACTCATCACAGAGGAGGAAGTGTCTTAGCAACTCAACTGGCTGTCACTTTAGAGGCAGGAGACGCAAGAAAGTCTCCATCAACACCAGCTCTGTGACCGCTACAGAGTCGTCTGAATTATCTATACTATCAAGCTACCACAAGGATTAGCTGAACCAAACACATGGCAAGATCAGAGCTCACTAAATGTTAACCTAACACCTCTGCCACTCCACTCTCTTGTGTACCTAACAGAGTGGCCCAAGGCCTGACTTAGAGCCTCTCTGCTGAATTCACTCTGGATGAAGACCCAGAGTCCAGCCTCTGTATCATTCCTTACCTTTAACTTGCAGTAGCCAGAGTCGATAACAAACATGATGCCATCGACAGTCAGAGATGTCTCGGCAATGTTGGTAGCAACGATACACTTCCGGACGCCATCTGGAGCCTAGGGCCAATCAGGACATGCAGGGAGAAAGGTAAGTCTTTGGGAAAGAAAGACTGAACAAGCAAAAGCCCACTTCCCACCTGCTCTTGCCCTCCTCTGTGGGACACCAAAGGTCCCCCATCACACCTTCTGGAAGATTTTggcctggaggtcagaaggcaactggGAATAGATGGGCAGCACAGCCAAGGCAGGCGCATTCTCCAGCTCTTCCAGGTGCTCCACAATCTGGTCAGAGGTCACCTAAGGCACAGGAAGAAGTCATGAGACCCTGGAGGCCCAAACTCTCATGCACAGGTTTCGCCCATCTACCCCAGTGGGGGCCAAAGCACGCACCTCAATGTCCTCTTGGCCAGGCATGAAGATCAGGATGTCTCCAGGGGCCCCAGACAGGTGTACCTGCAAGGACTGTTTCACTGCAGCCTCCACATAATCTTCCTGTGGGGTCTGCAACACCAACAGAGGGCAGTGAGAAGGCACAATGCAGCATAGGCCAGCACCCCGCAGAGGACACACAGCTGTCACCTGTCGGGACTGCAGAACCGGACTCAGGGATGCCAACCTCAGGGTGAGTCTGACTGCTATGGCCCTTACAATTAGAGCTGGTCTCTCCTTAGGCTCCTTACTTCAGAAACAGGAACATAAAACCTTCCTCAGAGCACAGGGCTATGTCCGCCAGAGCTCTGGAGCTGCAGGCTGCCCCATTTGCCTCATGGCACTGACTACACCTTCCCCAACTCCGCACCCCACCTCCTCCAGCTGCCTTTTCAGAGCATGCCAAAGAACAGAGGCCTATGAGGTACCTTGCTGAAGAGGATGTCAACAGGGAAGGTACGCCCAGGGATGTGGAAGATGGGTACATTCCCAAAAAAGGCAGCAAATTTTTCTGCATCCATAGTAGCTGATGTGACAATGAGCTTCAGGTCTGAGCGCCGAGCCACAACCTAAGAGAAGGGGTCAACAGAGGCTCCTGTGGGCTTGGGGCCTACATACAGTCTCAGCTTGTTACCACAAAGAAAGCAGAAGCCAAAGCTAGAAAAGTTGTGCATCAGGTTTATCAATCCTGGACTGAATGATGGAACTACACCATGAACCACAAGTCACTCAGCAGAGTAAGAAAAGATGCCAGCAGGACGGAGCAGGCAACCTGGGAGCTTCAGAGGAACTCACCTGGAGCACCTGAGCCTCAGAAGGAACAGACCCCACAGCTCTTACCTCCCGGAGCAGCCCGAAGAGCACGTCGGTGTTGAGGGACCGTTCATGGGCCTCATCCATGATGATGGCACTGTAATGATCCAGGTCAGCCTCCCGGAGGGACTCTCGGAGCAGGATCCCATCAGTCATGTATTTGATCAAGGTGTTTTCAGAAGTGCAGTCTTCAAAGCGAATGGCATAACCcacctgggggtcagagacacAGCTCAGAAAGTGGCCACTACTCACTGTTAGCCCCCACAGACTGGGGTCCAGCCTAAGGAGACCACAGCCTCCAGCACAAATGGCAGAAGCTATCAGGAAAAAGCTCCATGGCTCAGAACTCATGCCCACTCACCTCTTCACCAAGGTTTCCCCCCATCTCTTCACTGACTCTCTTGGCCACTGACATGGCAGCCACACGCCGGGGCTGGGTGCACCCGATCATCCCATAGTCCGTGTA
Coding sequences:
- the Dhx38 gene encoding pre-mRNA-splicing factor ATP-dependent RNA helicase PRP16, with product MEDTGEDASIHRLEGTDLDSQVGGLICKTKSAASEQHVFKAPAPRPSLLGLDLLASLKRREREEKDDGDDKKKSRISSYKDWEENKDDQKEAEEEADEQAGRGGRKDRHYRSARVETPSHPGGVSEEFWERSRQRERDRREHGVYASSKEEKDRKKEKSRDRDYDRKRDRDDRDRSRHSSRSERDGGSERSSRRNEPESPRHRPKDAATPSRSTWEEEDSGYGSSRRSQWESPSPTPSYRDSERSHRQSTRDRDRTVRSKYSDDTPLPTPSYKYNEWADDRRHLGSTPRLSRGRGRREDGAEGISFDTEEERQQWEDDQRQADRDWYMMDEGYDEFHNPLAYSSEDYVRRREQHLHKQKQKRISAQRRQINEDNERWETNRMLTSGVVHRLEVDEDFEEDNAAKVHLMVHNLVPPFLDGRIVFTKQPEPVIPVKDATSDLAIIARKGSQTVRKHREQKERRKAQHKHWELAGTKLGDIMGVKKEEEPDKAVTEDGKVDYRTEQKFADHMKEKSEASSEFAKKKSILEQRQYLPIFAVQQELLTIIRDNSIVIVVGETGSGKTTQLTQYLHEDGYTDYGMIGCTQPRRVAAMSVAKRVSEEMGGNLGEEVGYAIRFEDCTSENTLIKYMTDGILLRESLREADLDHYSAIIMDEAHERSLNTDVLFGLLREVVARRSDLKLIVTSATMDAEKFAAFFGNVPIFHIPGRTFPVDILFSKTPQEDYVEAAVKQSLQVHLSGAPGDILIFMPGQEDIEVTSDQIVEHLEELENAPALAVLPIYSQLPSDLQAKIFQKAPDGVRKCIVATNIAETSLTVDGIMFVIDSGYCKLKVFNPRIGMDALQIYPISQANANQRSGRAGRTGPGQCFRLYTQSAYKNELLTTTVPEIQRTNLANVVLLLKSLGVQDLLQFHFMDPPPEDNMLNSMYQLWILGALDNTGGLTSTGRLMVEFPLDPALSKMLIVSCDMGCSSEILLIVSMLSVPAIFYRPKGREEESDQIREKFAVPESDHLTYLHVYLQWKNSSYSTIWCNDHFIHAKAMRKVREVRAQLKDIMVQQRMSLASCGTDWDIVRKCICAAYFHQAAKLKGIGEYVNIRTGMPCHLHPTSSLFGMGYTPDYIVYHELVMTTKEYMQCVTAVDGEWLAELGPMFYSVKQAGKSRQENRRRAKEEASAMEEEMALAEEQLRARRQEQEKRSPLGSIRSTKIYTPGRKEQGEPMTPRRTPARFGL